From Streptomyces sp. TLI_053, a single genomic window includes:
- a CDS encoding WD40 repeat domain-containing protein: MHIVGHGELADGSSEKLYILDNDGNRLSRPVGSWIDLIEDHPQRHRPMTLFVLDVCYSGQAAVTAWHSRMDVDKRKSWVLAASRPDRQAFGYRLSQALVQVLTKYHQALEIRFDSSLRYIPAAAVWRDVERAVNELAEESGGLPQSILTSLVPGHADLSHLPFFPNPSYASHRTGPAPDLPPEIARLADWAADPLHFMRRAGGGEPVARDWSEGYFSGRTEQLDTLATWLDDDTAAPGLRVITGRPGAGKSALLGLLLCAAHPALRRHTRPLWATLHDHVPGENNRIAAVHARRLGLDHITASLARQLRHITDPDAPAPANEEAPGPAMNPAQRLLDLLPPGQRPVTVVIDALDEAIRPQDITTALLLPLARHAQTAGARLRLLVATRADTRFDQLLDLAQDSGACTDLSTLAPYEVRRDVSAYAKRLLTADGPYIRGNLRPVRDALADAIADTLTAHPPTGQSGHDSEDLQWGEFLTTGLYVHHLLATPPATTPEEATRLGRAVPRSLPDLLELDLQRHTDQPHLRPVLTALAFAQGRGMPESVLVHAAAAFTAPDTPPSSLPELYTLLDGEARFYLRRDIDTDGTTLYRLFHQGLADWLRGPAGEPSHKDSATTTDPLPGRAERLFEQLLQGVPRDRNGGLHWQHAHGYLIRHAAQHAIDAGRLDELLFDAGYLQHADPHTLADALSYTQSEQGRLNASVYLASWGVHHALPPVARRQILALDAARFRNTPLQSELPGDADWTVRWATANQVSPSLVRILPGHTHGVNAVAVTHVNGRPHAITGSNDNSVRLWDLTTGTQTHHLTGHTSGVNAVAVTRINGHPHAITGSNDNSVRLWDLTTGTQTHHLTGHTSGVNAVAVTRINGHPHAITGSNDNSVRLWDLTTGTQTHHLTGHTDWVRSVAVMRINGHPHAITGSDDNSVRLWDLTTGTQTHHLTGHTSGVNAVAVTRINGHPHAITGSNDNSVRLWDLTTGTEIRTLTGHSLWVNAVAVTRINGHPHAITGSNDNSVRVWDLTTGTQTHHLTGHTFGVNAVAVTRINGHPHAITGSYDPSMRVWDLATGTEIRTPTGHSLWVNAVAVARINGHPHAITGSDDNSVRVWDLTTGTQTHHLTGHTSGVNAVAVTRINGRPHAITGSDDNSVRVWDLTTGTQTHHLTGHTSGVNAVVVTRINGRPHAITGSDDNSVRAWDLTTGTQTHHLTGHTVWVRSVAVTHINGRPHAITGDDNNSVRLWDLTTGTEIRTLTGHTSGGDVVAATRINGRPHAITGSYDRSVRLWDLTTGTHIRELTGHTGQVRSVAVAHINGHPHAITGSDDNSVRLWDLTTGTCLTSFHLPDVAWALAFSGDGTVVVGFGHEVAVLCLNPLIRRLR, translated from the coding sequence GTGCACATCGTCGGACACGGCGAGCTCGCCGACGGCAGCAGCGAGAAGCTGTACATCCTGGACAACGACGGGAACCGGCTCAGCCGCCCGGTCGGCAGCTGGATCGACCTGATCGAGGACCACCCCCAACGGCACCGACCGATGACCCTGTTCGTCCTGGACGTCTGCTACAGCGGACAGGCCGCGGTGACCGCCTGGCACTCGCGAATGGACGTCGACAAACGCAAGTCCTGGGTGCTCGCCGCGAGCAGGCCGGACCGGCAGGCGTTCGGATACCGACTGAGCCAGGCCCTGGTCCAGGTCCTGACGAAGTACCACCAAGCCCTGGAAATCCGCTTCGACTCCTCCCTCCGGTACATTCCGGCCGCCGCCGTCTGGCGGGACGTCGAACGCGCGGTCAACGAGCTGGCCGAAGAGTCCGGCGGGCTGCCGCAGTCGATCCTGACCAGCCTCGTCCCCGGCCACGCCGACCTCTCCCACCTGCCGTTCTTCCCCAACCCCTCCTACGCCTCCCACCGCACCGGCCCCGCACCGGACCTGCCTCCGGAGATTGCCCGCCTGGCCGACTGGGCCGCGGACCCCCTGCATTTCATGCGCCGCGCCGGCGGCGGCGAACCCGTGGCCCGCGACTGGAGCGAGGGATACTTCAGCGGCCGCACCGAACAACTCGACACTCTCGCCACCTGGCTCGACGACGACACCGCCGCCCCGGGACTACGGGTGATCACCGGCAGACCCGGCGCCGGCAAGTCCGCACTCCTCGGCCTCCTCCTGTGCGCCGCCCACCCCGCACTGCGCCGCCACACCCGCCCCCTGTGGGCCACGCTCCATGACCACGTCCCGGGCGAGAACAACCGGATCGCCGCCGTCCACGCCCGACGCCTCGGCCTCGACCACATCACCGCCTCCCTGGCCCGCCAGCTGCGCCACATCACCGACCCCGACGCCCCGGCCCCAGCGAACGAGGAAGCGCCCGGCCCGGCCATGAACCCGGCACAGCGACTGCTGGACCTCCTCCCCCCTGGCCAGCGCCCGGTCACCGTCGTCATCGACGCCCTCGACGAAGCAATCAGACCCCAGGACATCACCACGGCCCTGCTGCTTCCCCTCGCCCGGCACGCGCAGACAGCCGGCGCTCGACTGCGGCTACTGGTCGCCACCCGCGCCGACACCCGGTTCGACCAACTCCTCGACCTGGCCCAGGACAGCGGAGCATGCACGGACCTGAGCACCCTCGCACCGTACGAGGTCCGCCGGGACGTGAGCGCCTACGCCAAACGGCTCCTCACCGCCGACGGCCCCTACATCCGCGGCAACCTGCGCCCCGTCCGGGACGCCCTCGCCGACGCGATCGCCGACACCCTCACCGCACACCCACCGACAGGCCAGTCAGGCCACGACAGCGAAGACCTGCAGTGGGGCGAGTTCCTCACCACCGGCCTCTACGTCCACCACCTCCTTGCCACCCCGCCCGCCACCACTCCCGAGGAGGCCACGCGGCTGGGCCGGGCCGTGCCCCGCAGCCTGCCCGACCTCCTCGAGCTCGACCTCCAACGCCATACCGACCAGCCTCACCTGCGCCCAGTACTCACAGCCCTCGCCTTCGCCCAGGGCCGCGGCATGCCCGAAAGCGTCCTTGTCCACGCGGCCGCCGCCTTCACCGCCCCCGACACCCCTCCCTCGTCGCTGCCGGAGCTGTACACCCTCCTCGACGGGGAAGCACGCTTCTACCTGCGCCGCGACATCGACACCGACGGAACCACCCTCTACCGGCTCTTCCACCAAGGTCTCGCCGACTGGCTGCGCGGACCGGCCGGCGAACCGTCTCACAAGGACTCGGCGACGACGACGGACCCGCTGCCCGGTCGGGCGGAGCGGCTGTTCGAGCAGCTCCTGCAAGGCGTCCCCCGCGACCGGAACGGCGGGCTGCATTGGCAGCACGCTCATGGCTATCTGATCAGACATGCCGCCCAGCACGCGATCGACGCCGGACGCCTGGACGAACTCCTCTTCGACGCCGGCTACCTCCAGCACGCCGACCCCCACACCCTCGCCGATGCCCTGTCCTATACGCAATCCGAGCAGGGCAGACTCAACGCCTCCGTCTACCTTGCCTCCTGGGGCGTCCATCATGCGTTGCCGCCTGTGGCACGCCGCCAGATCCTCGCGCTGGACGCCGCACGCTTCCGCAACACGCCACTCCAATCCGAGCTGCCCGGCGACGCCGACTGGACTGTGCGATGGGCAACGGCCAACCAGGTCTCCCCGTCCCTGGTCCGTATCCTGCCCGGCCACACCCACGGGGTGAACGCGGTCGCGGTGACGCACGTCAACGGCCGCCCACACGCCATCACCGGCAGCAACGACAACTCCGTCCGGCTGTGGGACCTCACCACCGGCACCCAGACCCACCACCTCACCGGCCACACCAGCGGGGTGAACGCAGTCGCGGTGACCCGCATCAACGGCCACCCACACGCCATCACCGGCAGCAACGACAACTCCGTCCGGCTGTGGGACCTGACCACAGGCACCCAGACCCACCACCTCACCGGCCACACCAGCGGGGTGAACGCGGTCGCGGTGACCCGCATCAACGGCCACCCACACGCCATCACCGGCAGCAACGACAACTCCGTCCGGCTGTGGGACCTCACCACCGGCACCCAGACCCACCACCTCACCGGCCACACCGACTGGGTCAGGTCGGTGGCGGTGATGCGTATCAACGGCCACCCGCACGCCATCACCGGCAGCGACGACAACTCCGTGCGGCTCTGGGACCTGACCACAGGCACCCAGACCCACCACCTCACCGGCCACACCAGCGGGGTGAACGCGGTCGCGGTGACCCGCATCAACGGCCACCCACACGCCATCACCGGCAGCAACGACAACTCCGTCCGGCTGTGGGACCTCACCACCGGCACCGAGATCCGCACTCTCACCGGCCACAGCCTGTGGGTGAACGCGGTGGCGGTAACCCGCATCAACGGCCACCCGCACGCCATCACCGGCAGCAACGACAACTCCGTCCGGGTGTGGGACCTCACCACCGGAACTCAGACCCACCACCTCACCGGCCACACTTTCGGTGTGAACGCGGTGGCGGTGACGCGTATCAACGGCCACCCGCACGCCATCACCGGCAGCTACGACCCTTCAATGCGGGTGTGGGACCTGGCTACTGGCACCGAGATCCGCACTCCCACCGGCCACAGCCTGTGGGTGAACGCGGTGGCGGTAGCCCGCATCAACGGCCACCCGCACGCCATCACCGGCAGCGACGACAACTCCGTCCGGGTGTGGGACCTGACCACCGGAACTCAGACCCACCACCTCACCGGCCACACCAGCGGGGTGAACGCGGTGGCGGTAACCCGCATCAACGGCCGCCCGCACGCCATCACCGGCAGCGACGACAACTCCGTCCGGGTGTGGGACCTCACCACCGGAACTCAGACCCACCACCTCACCGGCCACACCAGCGGGGTGAACGCGGTGGTGGTAACCCGCATCAACGGCCGCCCGCACGCCATCACCGGCAGCGACGACAACTCCGTCCGGGCGTGGGACCTGACCACCGGCACCCAGACCCACCACCTCACCGGCCACACCGTCTGGGTCAGGTCGGTCGCGGTAACGCACATCAACGGCCGCCCGCACGCCATCACCGGCGACGACAACAACTCCGTCCGGCTGTGGGACCTCACCACCGGCACCGAGATCCGCACGCTCACCGGCCACACCAGTGGCGGCGACGTGGTGGCGGCGACGCGCATTAACGGCCGCCCGCACGCCATCACCGGCAGCTACGACAGGTCAGTGCGGCTCTGGGACCTGACCACAGGCACCCACATTCGCGAACTCACCGGCCACACCGGCCAGGTGAGGTCGGTCGCGGTAGCGCACATCAACGGCCACCCACACGCCATCACCGGCAGCGACGACAACTCCGTCCGGCTGTGGGACCTCACCACCGGCACCTGCCTCACTTCGTTTCATCTTCCGGATGTTGCGTGGGCCCTGGCTTTCTCCGGGGACGGCACGGTGGTGGTGGGCTTCGGCCACGAAGTAGCTGTTCTCTGTCTAAACCCCCTCATCAGGAGGCTCCGTTGA
- a CDS encoding class I SAM-dependent methyltransferase, whose protein sequence is MTTTSSTRAACSPDLWHHYGRNRADTDRSVPDSFHSVWAQDGGPGVEVLGDITGLVVADLGAGAARHAAHLAARHAPARVDAVDASPAQHAMARDLYGHLTPRRRTVHADAVELLDAHPGSYDVLYSVFGSLDFTDPRRLLPAAARALRPGGLLAASTLGHYLDGAPAEPDVQHADLPARTPDGATATMRRWVLQETVWTEQLDGAGFTAVSIDRLPSAAPGARTAETLLIRAYRRS, encoded by the coding sequence GTGACAACCACCTCGTCCACCCGGGCCGCGTGCTCACCGGACCTCTGGCACCACTACGGCCGCAATCGCGCCGACACCGACCGGTCCGTCCCCGACTCCTTTCACTCGGTCTGGGCCCAGGACGGAGGGCCCGGCGTCGAAGTGCTCGGCGACATCACCGGTCTTGTCGTCGCCGACCTCGGTGCGGGCGCCGCCCGCCACGCCGCCCACCTCGCGGCCCGCCACGCCCCGGCCCGGGTCGATGCGGTCGACGCCTCACCCGCCCAGCACGCGATGGCGCGCGACCTCTACGGCCACCTGACGCCTCGCCGTCGCACGGTTCACGCCGATGCGGTCGAGCTCCTGGACGCCCACCCCGGCTCCTACGACGTGCTCTACTCGGTGTTCGGGAGCCTGGACTTCACCGACCCGCGCCGGCTTCTCCCGGCTGCTGCACGCGCCCTGCGCCCCGGCGGACTGCTCGCCGCGTCCACGCTGGGGCACTACCTCGACGGGGCCCCGGCCGAGCCGGACGTCCAGCATGCTGACCTCCCGGCCCGCACTCCGGACGGCGCCACCGCGACCATGCGCCGGTGGGTCCTCCAGGAGACCGTCTGGACCGAACAACTGGACGGGGCGGGCTTCACTGCGGTCAGCATCGACCGCCTTCCGTCCGCCGCACCCGGTGCGCGGACGGCCGAGACCCTGCTCATCCGCGCCTACCGGCGGTCCTGA
- a CDS encoding BBE domain-containing protein translates to MNYTRLQRAKRPWDDSNVFHHAQSVTLTSWSHTQSDGDHPVGRQYRDERVRVKSLK, encoded by the coding sequence CTGAACTACACCCGGCTGCAGCGGGCCAAGAGGCCCTGGGACGACAGCAACGTTTTCCACCACGCCCAGTCGGTGACCCTGACCTCCTGGTCGCACACGCAGAGCGATGGCGACCATCCAGTAGGCAGACAATATCGGGATGAAAGGGTGCGAGTAAAGAGCTTAAAGTGA
- a CDS encoding NAD-dependent epimerase/dehydratase family protein, with the protein MRILVLGGGWFLGPAIVAGALGRGWEVTTFTRGRSGTPVPGASSVYGDRERPEDLARLAAHGPWDAVIDTSASSLGARDVLAGARVLEPAVGRYVYLSTVAVYEGWPSEPLSVDSPVWEAMADAALDPERLSHGGSGVNPDYGRRKAGTERAVTETFGLARTSLLRPGVLLGPGEYVGRLPWWLRRAAQGGRILAPGDPDRGLQAVDIRDVAAFTLDQVERVGHQVHNLAAPIGRESMGGLLRACVEVTGGAGELVWVADEVLLGHGLREWTELPLWWSHPGVSVIDSSSAVAAGFVSRPLAETVADTWSWLSQGNIPVPHRRWDKHGIDPAKEQMVLASVL; encoded by the coding sequence ATGAGGATTCTGGTCCTGGGCGGCGGTTGGTTCCTCGGCCCGGCCATCGTGGCCGGTGCCCTGGGGCGGGGCTGGGAGGTGACCACGTTCACCCGTGGGCGGAGCGGCACGCCTGTCCCGGGGGCGAGCTCAGTGTACGGAGACCGGGAGCGGCCCGAGGACCTGGCGCGGTTGGCCGCACACGGGCCGTGGGACGCGGTGATCGACACCTCCGCCTCCTCGCTCGGCGCACGTGATGTGCTGGCAGGTGCCCGGGTCCTGGAGCCGGCCGTCGGCCGCTACGTGTACCTGTCCACCGTGGCGGTGTACGAGGGCTGGCCCTCGGAACCGTTGAGCGTCGATTCCCCGGTCTGGGAGGCAATGGCTGACGCGGCACTGGATCCCGAGAGGCTGTCGCACGGCGGATCGGGGGTCAATCCCGACTACGGACGGCGCAAGGCCGGGACCGAGCGGGCGGTGACGGAGACATTCGGGCTCGCGAGGACGAGCCTGCTGCGCCCAGGGGTATTGCTGGGGCCGGGGGAGTACGTGGGCCGGCTGCCGTGGTGGCTGCGTCGGGCTGCGCAGGGTGGGCGGATCCTGGCGCCCGGCGATCCGGACCGTGGTCTGCAGGCGGTCGACATTCGCGACGTGGCCGCCTTCACGCTCGACCAGGTGGAACGGGTCGGGCACCAGGTCCACAATCTGGCGGCGCCGATCGGTCGGGAGTCGATGGGGGGACTGCTCCGGGCGTGTGTGGAGGTGACCGGCGGTGCGGGGGAGTTGGTGTGGGTGGCGGACGAGGTCCTGCTCGGTCACGGCCTGCGTGAATGGACCGAACTCCCGTTGTGGTGGAGCCACCCCGGGGTGTCCGTGATCGATTCGTCGTCCGCGGTCGCGGCCGGCTTCGTCAGCCGGCCGCTCGCGGAGACCGTCGCCGACACCTGGTCCTGGCTTTCCCAGGGCAACATTCCTGTGCCGCACAGGCGTTGGGACAAACACGGGATCGATCCCGCCAAGGAGCAGATGGTCCTGGCGAGCGTGCTCTAA
- a CDS encoding ATP-binding protein — MGIVERSGWSLHHWQITLAAMPAEVPDARRQVRLALRRWGWEDGAVDDIVSICSELLANAIRHGSSPDDEVDLMLWQSHGSVRVEVVDRRPDLKLPTVPVPRDESGRGLVIVGELAERMGMTTTRTTKTVWARVAPASDRTRKAQ, encoded by the coding sequence ATGGGCATCGTTGAACGGTCGGGCTGGTCTCTCCACCACTGGCAGATCACCTTGGCCGCCATGCCGGCGGAGGTCCCGGATGCCCGCCGCCAGGTACGCCTCGCGCTCAGGAGATGGGGGTGGGAGGACGGCGCGGTGGACGACATCGTCTCGATCTGCTCCGAGTTGTTGGCCAACGCCATCCGGCACGGCAGCAGCCCGGACGACGAGGTGGATCTGATGCTCTGGCAGAGCCACGGGAGCGTCCGGGTCGAGGTAGTGGATCGCCGTCCGGACCTGAAACTGCCGACGGTGCCCGTCCCGCGGGACGAGAGCGGGCGTGGCCTCGTCATCGTGGGCGAGCTTGCGGAACGCATGGGAATGACGACGACCAGGACGACCAAGACGGTGTGGGCGCGGGTCGCTCCCGCCTCCGACCGGACGAGGAAAGCTCAGTGA
- a CDS encoding glycosyltransferase, whose protein sequence is MTTVDTMAFRPRALRADERSRVLAQALDPHARLDEQALERLRAVLWTKEAGLRPILLSAVTDAERHAVPALLDTVGQVQRGLPEHLAPVLVLCGAVAAPAPRSGDVLFVPDPEAVDRPLLFAAADLFLTATPDATTAVHEAMATALPVIGTTGGTLEKDIVTGGHEANGWLADDGDIDALVAAIVQACFYRPERLRRGTAAAEHVRTVLKENRRPADEPTRTPGAAA, encoded by the coding sequence ATGACCACCGTGGACACCATGGCCTTCCGCCCCCGGGCGCTGCGCGCCGACGAGCGGTCCCGCGTGCTCGCCCAGGCGCTCGATCCCCATGCCCGACTGGACGAGCAGGCGCTCGAACGGCTCAGGGCCGTGCTGTGGACCAAGGAGGCTGGCCTACGGCCGATTCTGCTCAGCGCGGTCACCGACGCCGAGCGGCACGCCGTGCCCGCCCTGCTCGACACCGTCGGCCAGGTTCAGCGGGGCCTGCCCGAGCACCTGGCTCCCGTCCTCGTGCTGTGCGGAGCGGTGGCCGCCCCGGCGCCGCGATCGGGCGACGTCCTGTTCGTCCCGGACCCCGAGGCGGTCGACCGGCCCCTGCTGTTCGCCGCCGCCGACCTGTTCCTCACCGCAACCCCCGACGCGACCACGGCGGTCCACGAGGCCATGGCCACCGCCCTGCCGGTCATCGGCACCACCGGCGGAACCCTGGAGAAGGACATAGTCACCGGGGGCCACGAGGCCAACGGGTGGCTCGCGGACGACGGCGACATTGACGCGCTCGTCGCCGCGATCGTCCAGGCGTGCTTCTACCGGCCGGAGCGCCTGCGACGCGGCACGGCCGCCGCCGAGCACGTCCGCACCGTCCTCAAGGAGAACCGCCGGCCGGCCGACGAGCCCACCCGCACGCCGGGAGCCGCCGCGTGA
- a CDS encoding FxLD family lanthipeptide has translation MPNSTSTTDFELDITVVEHGPVVAELMSSTDDGCGETCASACSNSTCIA, from the coding sequence ATGCCGAACAGCACCAGCACCACGGACTTCGAGCTGGACATCACCGTCGTCGAGCACGGCCCGGTCGTCGCCGAGCTGATGAGCAGCACCGACGACGGCTGTGGCGAGACCTGCGCGAGCGCCTGCTCGAACAGCACCTGCATCGCCTGA
- a CDS encoding lantibiotic dehydratase — MFRAVDGALLRAAVGTPATTPWPDLSSDSAADGAAWSRWITDAWALPGVADAVTVASPPLAAAVEAVAADGVVQERRLRRVGESLVRYLLRMQHRATPFGLFAGVAAVRLGETLALFWGGEHRAIARPDAAWLAAVVERLEEDEALLGQVMVTVDATCVVRGDRLVLPCSQPSGEDAKPLEVAIRRTPPVDAVLTTAQEAVRVEDLVHKVAAEFPDAPPGAVRQLVNQLVRQRVVSTSLRAPMAAPDPLGHLLAQLQAAEVPGTAEDSAAARLLAVHDRLERHNAESPAHSQAVRAEALELMAAIPAAGLPSLAVDLRLDCDLVLPVEVVREAECAAAALARSGPYPQGPPAWRDYHARFLERYGPGAHVPLLELANPDTGLGYPAGYRSSTLIVAPPAVHDRDALLLELAQLAALDGLTTVDVDDVLDQLAPGPVEQTPAHAELCFQLRSESPALLDDGQFTLVVTGVANGAGTLTGRFLHLLDDTDQQRAAGALRRAPSLTAGAVRAQLSSPPLRVRTENVARTPVVLPQSITVAEHGHGTIRLADLTVTADARHMWLFSRAAGRPVEPAILNAVQLTDFTHPLARFLAELPRARAAVLAPFSWGPAASKLPFLPAVRYGRSILAPARWRLDAADLPPAADPWRSWDSALAALRERRRIPAAVDLGDGDRRLRLDLAQRHHRQLLRAHLDRHYRVVLRQAPTSGALGWIDGRAHELVLPLVATQQPVRRPVFAPPAARVERWAPGAAGGGWAYAKIHAHPDRHEELLARLPELTAVLGPLPLWFVRYRDPDPHLRLRIWQSSGAFGDLARHVDTWAAGLAEAGLAGGRVQWDTYWPETGRYGSGQLMRLAEGVFVADSAAVLAQLQHTGPGRAPAPALTAAGMTDIAAGLLGSTDAGMRWLLENVDRRADAALDRDLLRRAVALADPTDTWAALRDTTGTALTEAWARRRAALDAYRRRLIALDGPRPDAVLTSLLHMHHIRAAGIDPDAERTCRRLARAAALTWTTTRTPAGATR, encoded by the coding sequence ATGTTCCGGGCCGTGGACGGCGCGCTGCTGCGCGCCGCCGTCGGTACACCGGCCACCACGCCGTGGCCGGACCTGAGCAGCGACAGCGCGGCGGACGGCGCCGCGTGGAGCCGCTGGATCACCGACGCCTGGGCCTTGCCCGGCGTTGCCGACGCGGTGACCGTGGCAAGCCCGCCGCTGGCGGCCGCCGTCGAAGCCGTGGCCGCCGACGGGGTCGTACAGGAGCGGCGGCTGCGCCGGGTCGGGGAGTCCCTGGTCCGCTACCTCCTGCGGATGCAGCACCGGGCGACGCCGTTCGGACTGTTCGCCGGTGTCGCCGCCGTCCGGCTGGGCGAGACCCTTGCCCTGTTCTGGGGCGGGGAGCACCGCGCGATCGCGCGGCCCGACGCGGCGTGGTTGGCCGCCGTGGTCGAACGCCTGGAGGAGGACGAAGCACTGCTCGGGCAGGTGATGGTCACCGTCGATGCGACGTGCGTGGTGCGCGGGGATCGACTGGTTCTTCCGTGCAGTCAGCCCTCCGGCGAGGACGCCAAGCCGCTGGAGGTCGCGATCCGCCGCACCCCGCCCGTCGACGCCGTCCTGACCACCGCCCAGGAGGCCGTCCGGGTCGAAGACCTCGTCCACAAGGTCGCCGCCGAGTTTCCGGACGCGCCGCCGGGAGCCGTCCGCCAGCTGGTCAACCAACTCGTCCGCCAACGCGTCGTGAGTACCTCACTGCGCGCGCCGATGGCTGCGCCGGACCCGCTCGGCCACCTCCTGGCCCAGCTCCAGGCCGCCGAGGTGCCCGGTACTGCGGAGGACTCCGCCGCTGCCCGGCTGCTGGCCGTGCACGACCGATTGGAGCGGCACAACGCCGAATCACCGGCGCACAGCCAGGCAGTGCGAGCGGAAGCGCTGGAGCTGATGGCCGCCATTCCCGCTGCGGGCCTGCCTTCGTTGGCGGTGGACCTGCGCCTGGACTGCGACCTCGTCCTGCCCGTGGAGGTGGTGCGGGAGGCAGAGTGTGCGGCCGCCGCGCTGGCCCGTTCCGGTCCGTACCCGCAGGGGCCACCCGCCTGGCGCGACTACCACGCCCGGTTCCTGGAGCGGTACGGTCCCGGCGCCCATGTGCCGCTTCTGGAGCTGGCCAACCCCGACACCGGCCTCGGCTACCCGGCCGGGTACCGAAGCTCCACGCTGATCGTCGCGCCGCCGGCCGTGCACGACCGTGACGCCCTCCTCCTGGAGTTGGCGCAGCTCGCCGCGCTCGACGGGCTGACCACCGTGGACGTCGACGACGTCCTCGACCAGCTCGCGCCGGGGCCGGTCGAGCAGACGCCCGCCCACGCGGAGCTGTGCTTCCAACTCCGCAGCGAATCCCCGGCCCTGCTGGACGACGGGCAGTTCACTCTCGTCGTCACCGGCGTTGCCAACGGCGCCGGCACCCTGACCGGTCGCTTCCTGCACCTGCTCGATGACACCGACCAGCAGCGCGCGGCCGGCGCACTGCGCCGCGCTCCCTCGCTCACCGCCGGAGCCGTGCGCGCCCAGCTCTCCAGCCCGCCGCTGCGCGTGCGTACCGAGAACGTGGCCCGCACTCCTGTCGTGCTGCCGCAGAGCATCACCGTCGCCGAACACGGCCACGGCACCATCCGGCTGGCCGACCTGACGGTCACCGCCGACGCCCGGCACATGTGGCTGTTCTCCCGGGCCGCCGGCCGTCCGGTCGAGCCCGCGATCCTCAACGCGGTCCAGCTGACCGACTTCACCCACCCGCTGGCCCGCTTCCTGGCCGAACTGCCCCGGGCCCGGGCGGCGGTCCTCGCGCCGTTCTCCTGGGGACCGGCCGCCTCCAAGCTCCCGTTCCTGCCCGCCGTCCGCTACGGGCGCAGCATCCTCGCCCCCGCGCGCTGGCGTCTGGACGCCGCCGACCTGCCGCCGGCTGCCGATCCGTGGCGTAGCTGGGACAGCGCCCTGGCCGCGCTGCGCGAACGCCGCCGCATTCCCGCCGCCGTCGATCTCGGCGACGGCGACCGGCGCCTGCGGCTCGACCTCGCCCAGCGCCACCACCGCCAGCTCCTGCGCGCCCATCTCGACCGCCACTACCGGGTCGTCCTGAGGCAAGCGCCGACCTCCGGCGCGCTCGGCTGGATCGACGGCCGTGCGCACGAACTTGTCCTCCCGCTCGTCGCTACCCAGCAACCGGTGCGCCGGCCGGTCTTCGCACCGCCAGCGGCGCGAGTCGAGCGGTGGGCGCCGGGGGCGGCCGGTGGCGGGTGGGCGTACGCGAAGATCCACGCTCACCCGGACCGGCACGAAGAACTCCTGGCCCGTCTGCCGGAGCTGACCGCCGTCCTGGGCCCGCTGCCGCTGTGGTTCGTCCGCTACCGCGACCCGGACCCGCACCTGCGGCTGCGTATCTGGCAGTCCTCCGGTGCGTTCGGCGACCTCGCCCGTCACGTCGACACCTGGGCCGCGGGCCTGGCTGAAGCCGGGCTCGCCGGCGGCCGGGTGCAGTGGGACACCTATTGGCCGGAGACCGGCCGCTACGGCAGCGGGCAGCTGATGCGCCTCGCCGAGGGGGTGTTCGTCGCGGACTCCGCCGCCGTCCTCGCGCAGCTCCAGCACACCGGACCCGGTCGAGCCCCGGCGCCCGCGCTCACCGCCGCCGGCATGACCGACATCGCCGCCGGCCTCCTTGGCAGCACCGACGCCGGGATGCGCTGGCTCCTGGAGAACGTCGACCGCCGCGCCGATGCCGCCCTGGACCGGGATCTGCTCCGCCGGGCCGTCGCCCTCGCCGACCCGACCGACACCTGGGCGGCCCTGCGCGACACCACCGGAACGGCACTCACCGAGGCATGGGCCCGGCGCCGCGCCGCCCTCGACGCCTACCGCCGCAGACTGATCGCCCTCGACGGCCCGCGCCCCGACGCGGTCCTGACCTCCCTGCTGCACATGCACCACATCCGCGCCGCTGGCATCGACCCCGACGCCGAACGCACCTGCCGCCGCCTGGCCCGCGCCGCCGCCCTCACCTGGACCACCACCCGAACCCCCGCCGGAGCCACCCGATGA